A genome region from Arachis duranensis cultivar V14167 chromosome 8, aradu.V14167.gnm2.J7QH, whole genome shotgun sequence includes the following:
- the LOC107461317 gene encoding uncharacterized protein LOC107461317, translating to MASEDSFLVLVHHRGSIKRKTRSGVKFTDKDPLCIIMSPATSYDGLASSVLGKLGLEGVKRVKKFFYRIPITVLHDTVKYDCFTIGSDEDLQVMFLSRRQFPEVRTPELLAKFVDVVSSSGGSNRNANTIATAVGSSSRPAVASSSVPVYEAAVQPAASPSFAVDLAGNVGDAVGYDEHHPTEVQCPPPAGVGEALCDDADDDEVELDIIADESGDDVGASDPIMPTGGSSSGTNQYPPHFSSLDLDAMRQDGHLGQLVGFGARDTDGSAGITEFQVGQQFQYKDEVLLSVETYSIRRGVQYKVVESDYRRYVGKCSEFGNGCTWLIRLSL from the coding sequence ATGGCTAGTGAGGATAGTTTTCTAGTGCTAGTACACCACAGAGGATCGATTAAGAGAAAAACTCGGTCTGGGGTGAAGTTCACGGATAAGGATCCTCTATGTATTATCATGAGCCCCGCCACCAGTTACGATGGTCTCGCGAGCTCTGTGCTTGGCAAACTTGGTCTGGAAGGAGTGAAGAGAGTTAAGAAGTTTTTCTATCGCATTCCAATCACGGTGCTCCACGATACGGTGAAGTATGATTGTTTCACGATCGGGAGTGATGAGGACTTGCAGGTCATGTTTCTTTCTCGTAGGCAGTTTCCGGAGGTGAGGACACCGGAGCTGTTGGCTAAGTTCGTCGACGTGGTATCTAGCTCTGGTGGGTCGAATCGGAATGCCAACACTATAGCCACGGCGGTCGGTTCGAGCTCGAGACCTGCGGTTGCTTCTTCCTCCGTTCCAGTGTATGAGGCAGCGGTCCAACCTGCCGCCTCCCCATCGTTTGCTGTTGATCTCGCCGGCAATGTTGGAGACGCGGTTGGATATGATGAACATCATCCGACTGAAGTACAGTGTCCTCCTCCGGCTGGTGTTGGCGAGGCATTGTGTGATGATGCAGATGATGATGAGGTCGAGCTGGATATTATCGCTGATGAAAGCGGTGATGATGTTGGAGCGAGTGATCCGATTATGCCTACTGGTGGTTCTAGTTCTGGCACCAATCAGTACCCACCCCATTTTTCATCGTTGGATCTGGATGCCATGAGGCAGGACGGACATCTTGGGCAGCTAGTTGGATTTGGCGCTAGAGATACCGACGGGTCTGCCGGTATAACAGAGTTCCAGGTTGGTCAACAGTTCCAGTATAAAGACGAGGTGCTGTTGAGTGTCGAGACGTATAGCATCCGCCGAGGGGTACAGTACAAGGTGGTTGAGTCTGACTATCGCCGGTACGTGGGAAAGTGTTCTGAATTTgggaatgggtgcacatggttgattaGGCTGAGCCTCTGA
- the LOC107461524 gene encoding uncharacterized protein LOC107461524, whose protein sequence is MDSEVDPPETENPPKRHKCSACYKQYKKKEHLIEHMKISYHSLHQPRCGVCQKHCKSFESLREHLTGPLPKGLCSTIFSQQGCQLCLSLFDSAVSLREHLETCRLSSPAPMGTDAMPYISSQIDNLDSCDENGAGGRPRAIAMDCEMVGGGSDGSLEICARVCLVDEDENLIFHTYVQPIIPVTNYRYDITGLTEENLRNAMPLKEVQEKVLQILYNGESTGKVLDGGKARLLVGHDLEHDFDCLKLNYPKHLLRDTAKYRPLMKTNLVSHSLKYLTRTYLGYDIQSGAHDPYEDCISVMRLYKRIRGQIHKEEGYGTLTSNNNIGESVCWQSEKVSNLTPDELYAMSRSDYRCWCLDLRPNLAP, encoded by the exons ATGGACTCCGAAGTTGACCCTCCTGAAACTGAAAACCCACCCAAAAG ACACAAATGCTCGGCATGCTATAAGCAATACAAGAAAAAGGAGCATCTTATTGAGCACATGAAAATATCTTACCACTCTCTTCATCAGCCGAGATGTGGGGTTTGTCAAAAGCATTGCAAATCTTTTGAGTCGCTCAGGGAGCATCTTACCG GTCCATTGCCAAAAGGactttgttcaacaattttctCTCAACAAGGTTGTCAACTTTGCTTGTCACTATTTGATAGTGCCGTATCTCTCAGGGAGCATTTAGAAACATGCCGCTTATCTTCCCCTGCTCCTATG GGAACCGATGCAATGCCCTATATAAGCTCCCAAATTGACAATCTAGATTCCTGTGATGAAAATGGTGCTGGTGGACGTCCTAGAGCAATTGCAATGGATTGTGAAATGGTTGGTGGCGGGAGTGATGGATCGCTGGAAATTTGTGCTAGAGTATGCTTGGTTGATGAAGATGAGAATTTAATCTTCCACACATATGTACAGCCAATAATCCCTGTTACTAACTACAG ATATGATATAACTGGGTTGACCGAAGAGAATCTTAGAAATGCTATGCCACTGAAGGAGGTTCAGGAAAAGGTATTGCAAATTCTATATAACGGAGAATCCACTGGCAAAGTTCTAGATGGGGGGAAGGCCAGGCTTCTGGTGGGGCATGACTTAGAACATGATTTTGATTGCTTGAAATTGAATTATCCCAAACACTTGCTGAG GGACACTGCAAAGTATCGACCATTGATGAAGACAAACTTGGTTAGCCATTCGCTCAAGTATCTTACCCGAACATATCTAGG TTATGATATCCAAAGCGGCGCTCATGACCCATATGAAGACTGTATCTCTGTGATGAGACTATATAAGAGAATCCGGGGTCAAATTCATAAGGAGGAAGGCTATGGAACATTGACTTCCAATAACAACATAGGCGAGTCTGTTTGTTGGCAATCTGAGAAAGTAAGCAACCTCACACCAGATGAACTATATGCCATGTCAAGATCAGACTACAGATGTTGGTGTTTGGATTTGAGACCAAACTTGGCACCCTGA
- the LOC107461436 gene encoding PRA1 family protein F3 yields MTTYGTIPTSSSPSSNLEFLSRAKQRIKEGLGTRRPWKLMFNLHSFGLPSGFSDALSRVRTNIAYFQMNYAIVVLLVLFLSLLWHPISLIVFVVLMAAWLFLYFLRDEPLTIFGRLISDRVILIVMSVLTVVLLLLTGATANILIALLVGVVLVVVHAALRRTDDLFFDEEEAAGLVQHHHHHHPGVASSS; encoded by the coding sequence ATGACGACGTAcggaaccatcccaacctcctCTTCTCCCTCCTCAAATCTGGAGTTCCTCTCACGCGCCAAGCAGCGGATCAAGGAAGGTCTAGGCACGCGCCGCCCATGGAAGCTCATGTTCAACCTCCACTCTTTCGGTCTCCCATCTGGATTCTCAGACGCGCTCTCGCGCGTGCGCACCAACATCGCTTACTTCCAGATGAACTACGCCATCGTCGTGCTCCTTGTTCTCTTCCTCAGCCTCCTATGGCACCCGATCTCGCTCATCGTCTTCGTCGTTCTCATGGCCGCGTGGCTCTTCCTCTACTTCCTCCGCGACGAGCCACTCACGATCTTTGGCCGCCTCATCAGTGACCGCGTCATCCTCATCGTCATGTCAGTGCTCACCGTCGTGCTCTTGCTGCTCACCGGTGCCACCGCAAACATACTCATCGCGCTCCTCGTCGGTGTGGTTCTGGTGGTGGTGCACGCCGCGCTGCGCCGGACGGATGACTTGTTCTTTGATGAGGAGGAGGCTGCTGGATTGGTacaacaccaccaccatcatcacCCTGGTGTTGCTTCTTCCTCTTGA